From one uncultured Bacteroides sp. genomic stretch:
- a CDS encoding Crp/Fnr family transcriptional regulator, whose protein sequence is MELLRQTVEAVVNSRYPQMSPEGRKVLEELAVCRDLDKGEMLIYEGQISKYIVFVGKGMLRQYYFKNGKEVTEHFSYEGCILMCIESLLKQEPTRLVAEAIEQSTVYLLPYDKLLKLTEDIKEINIFYRKILEFSLITSQIKADSWRFETARERYNLLMKTHPEVIKRAPLSHIASYLLMTPETLSRVRAGSL, encoded by the coding sequence ATGGAATTGCTCAGACAAACCGTAGAGGCCGTAGTAAACTCAAGATATCCGCAAATGAGTCCCGAAGGGCGAAAAGTGCTGGAAGAGTTAGCGGTGTGCCGTGATTTAGATAAAGGAGAAATGCTTATTTATGAAGGACAAATAAGCAAATACATTGTTTTCGTGGGAAAAGGAATGTTACGACAGTATTATTTCAAAAACGGGAAAGAAGTAACCGAACACTTCTCTTACGAGGGATGCATACTGATGTGCATTGAAAGCTTACTGAAACAGGAGCCTACCAGACTGGTGGCGGAAGCCATCGAACAATCAACGGTATATTTGCTGCCCTACGACAAATTATTGAAACTAACCGAAGATATTAAAGAGATCAATATATTCTACCGCAAGATACTCGAATTTTCGCTTATCACATCGCAGATTAAAGCCGACTCATGGAGGTTTGAAACAGCCCGTGAGCGATACAACCTATTAATGAAAACACATCCGGAAGTCATAAAACGGGCTCCCCTATCACACATAGCTTCCTATCTGCTTATGACTCCGGAAACCCTGAGCCGCGTAAGAGCCGGAAGTTTATGA
- a CDS encoding helix-turn-helix domain-containing protein: MNTDTMPIIDLSTVQNTVQNLPNKGTTMIDHDFAIFDDISDIPLMDYPSRVNVCILAICLRGKSRVGINLEEYTLSGDQAFIVMPDQILQCLDMTDDFLGVYIVFSKNFLDSILPRLKEILPLFFYLKDHPCIDLTEDERDNMLDYHSFLWEKVKMTKNIFRKEVAQGLLLSMFYDLYNICAPNLKSGTHPKSRQREIFEQFLNEVTSSFKSERSVNYYAKKMYLTPKHISWVVKEISGKTAGEWIDDFVILEAKSLLKSSDMSIQQIAEELHFSNQSFFGKYFKHYTGISPKEYRAK, translated from the coding sequence ATGAATACTGATACGATGCCTATAATAGATCTTTCTACAGTGCAAAACACAGTGCAAAATCTTCCTAACAAGGGTACAACGATGATTGACCATGATTTTGCTATCTTTGATGATATATCCGATATTCCTTTGATGGATTATCCCAGTAGAGTAAATGTCTGCATTCTGGCTATTTGCCTGAGGGGAAAGAGCCGTGTGGGCATCAATCTGGAAGAGTACACATTATCGGGCGACCAGGCGTTTATTGTTATGCCCGATCAGATTTTGCAATGCCTTGATATGACCGACGATTTTTTGGGTGTTTATATTGTTTTTTCCAAAAATTTCTTAGACAGCATATTACCTCGTCTGAAAGAAATTCTTCCGTTGTTCTTTTACCTGAAAGATCATCCCTGCATCGACCTTACCGAAGATGAGAGAGATAATATGCTCGACTATCATTCGTTTCTTTGGGAGAAAGTGAAGATGACTAAAAATATATTTCGCAAAGAGGTTGCCCAAGGGTTGTTGCTTTCTATGTTTTATGACCTTTATAATATTTGTGCACCCAATCTTAAATCGGGCACTCATCCCAAGAGCCGTCAGCGTGAAATCTTCGAGCAATTTCTCAACGAAGTAACTTCGTCTTTTAAATCGGAAAGAAGCGTAAATTATTATGCGAAGAAAATGTATTTAACGCCGAAACACATTTCTTGGGTTGTGAAGGAGATCAGCGGAAAAACGGCGGGAGAGTGGATTGACGATTTTGTGATTCTTGAGGCTAAATCATTATTAAAATCATCCGATATGAGTATTCAGCAGATAGCCGAGGAACTTCATTTTTCAAATCAGTCTTTTTTCGGAAAATACTTTAAGCATTATACAGGGATATCTCCCAAAGAATATCGTGCCAAGTAG
- a CDS encoding helix-turn-helix domain-containing protein, which yields MPKIPHIDFSTVRDSQNINFVDGDFAVFSDVNQFPLYSYPERLDAAVMAICLQGSWRLEINLKECNMSPGSLMVTLPEQILQSIELSDDFSALFVVISKGFVDNIFPKLKDLLPFFFYLKEQPCINITAEDQNCIVEYYSLLLRKAIQHDNYYRKEISQGLMLAMFYDIYNIYRKYMPKVVAYENRKEEVFEQFLHTLNDSFRDERSVNYYANKLFLTPKHLSRVVKEVSGKTAGEWIDDFVILEAKALLKSSEKSIQEIAEGLHFANQSFFGKYFKHHTGLPPKEYRKK from the coding sequence ATGCCTAAAATACCGCATATTGATTTCTCTACAGTACGAGATTCTCAGAATATTAATTTTGTTGACGGCGATTTTGCTGTGTTTAGTGATGTAAATCAGTTCCCGTTGTACAGCTATCCCGAAAGGCTTGATGCTGCCGTTATGGCCATTTGCTTGCAGGGTAGCTGGCGGTTGGAAATTAATCTGAAGGAATGCAACATGTCTCCGGGCTCTCTCATGGTTACTCTGCCCGAGCAAATTCTTCAGAGCATTGAACTTAGCGACGATTTTTCCGCTTTGTTTGTCGTTATATCCAAGGGCTTTGTTGATAATATATTCCCAAAGCTGAAAGACTTATTACCTTTCTTCTTCTACCTGAAAGAACAACCGTGCATCAATATCACTGCCGAAGATCAAAACTGCATTGTCGAGTACTATTCTTTATTGCTTAGAAAAGCCATTCAACATGATAATTATTATCGCAAGGAAATTTCTCAAGGATTAATGTTGGCTATGTTCTATGATATTTATAATATTTATAGAAAATACATGCCCAAGGTTGTTGCTTATGAAAACCGTAAGGAAGAAGTTTTTGAGCAGTTTCTTCATACGCTTAATGATTCGTTTCGAGATGAAAGAAGCGTCAACTATTATGCGAACAAATTGTTTCTGACACCAAAACATCTCTCAAGGGTGGTAAAGGAAGTTAGTGGCAAAACAGCAGGAGAGTGGATTGATGATTTTGTTATTCTGGAAGCGAAAGCTTTGTTAAAATCATCAGAAAAAAGTATCCAGGAAATAGCCGAAGGGCTTCATTTTGCCAACCAGTCTTTCTTCGGGAAATACTTTAAGCACCACACGGGCTTACCCCCTAAAGAATACCGCAAAAAGTAA
- a CDS encoding TolC family protein — MKNKIIAIILTTLCIVPLAAQKQYTLEQCRKMALEHNVKIKNAQLEINGSRQTQKEALTNFFPKISATGSGFMADKGLVEMELSGLELSMLKNGIMGGVTATQPIFAGGQIINGNKLAKLGVEISKFQLQQSEKEVLLTTEQYYWQIISLEEKLKTIGIVEQLVNSLYKDVEVAVKAGVSNRNDLLKVQLKKNSVASNRLQIENGLSISEMLLGQYIGLKQDSFSIETVSFDKLLPPEEYKTNHNAALLRTPEYQLLNKNVEAIRIQEKIVTGKYLPTVGIGAGYMYDNLMDKDHPFGLVFASVSVPISDWWGGSHAIKKQKFQVMMARNEQQNSCELLLIQMQKLWDDLEESYKQVKLAEESVATAAENVRLNTDYYKAGTVTLSDLLDAQTLLQQSRDQYTDAYTQHLVRQTQYLQATGR, encoded by the coding sequence ATGAAAAATAAGATTATAGCTATTATACTTACGACACTCTGCATTGTTCCTCTGGCTGCACAAAAGCAATATACGCTGGAGCAATGCCGAAAGATGGCTCTGGAGCATAACGTTAAAATAAAGAATGCACAATTAGAGATAAACGGTAGCAGACAGACGCAGAAGGAAGCTCTGACTAATTTTTTCCCCAAGATAAGCGCTACCGGCAGCGGATTTATGGCGGATAAAGGGTTGGTAGAAATGGAACTGTCAGGATTGGAATTGTCAATGCTCAAAAATGGTATAATGGGGGGAGTTACCGCCACTCAGCCAATCTTTGCCGGCGGACAAATTATCAATGGAAACAAACTGGCCAAACTGGGCGTGGAAATAAGTAAATTCCAATTGCAGCAGTCGGAGAAAGAAGTATTACTCACCACAGAGCAATACTACTGGCAAATTATTTCTTTGGAAGAGAAGCTAAAAACCATTGGCATAGTAGAACAGTTGGTAAACAGTTTATACAAAGACGTTGAAGTGGCTGTGAAAGCAGGCGTTAGCAATAGGAATGATCTGTTGAAAGTGCAACTCAAAAAGAACAGTGTAGCAAGCAACCGGCTGCAAATAGAGAACGGGCTTAGCATCAGTGAAATGCTGTTGGGACAGTACATCGGCCTGAAGCAGGACAGCTTTTCCATTGAAACGGTATCTTTTGACAAGTTACTTCCGCCGGAAGAATACAAAACGAATCATAATGCGGCTTTATTAAGAACGCCCGAATATCAACTATTAAACAAGAATGTAGAAGCAATCCGGATACAGGAGAAAATAGTAACGGGAAAGTATCTTCCTACAGTGGGCATAGGAGCCGGATATATGTATGATAATCTGATGGATAAGGATCATCCGTTCGGACTTGTATTTGCCAGTGTATCTGTACCGATCTCCGATTGGTGGGGAGGTTCGCATGCTATAAAAAAACAGAAGTTTCAGGTCATGATGGCTCGAAACGAACAGCAAAATTCATGCGAACTATTATTGATTCAGATGCAAAAGTTATGGGACGATTTGGAAGAGTCTTATAAACAGGTTAAACTGGCCGAAGAGTCAGTTGCCACAGCGGCAGAGAATGTGCGCCTCAATACGGATTATTACAAAGCAGGTACCGTTACGTTAAGCGACCTGCTGGATGCACAAACACTATTGCAACAAAGCCGTGATCAATATACGGATGCTTACACGCAACACCTGGTGCGCCAAACACAATACCTGCAAGCTACCGGACGCTAA
- a CDS encoding efflux RND transporter periplasmic adaptor subunit: MRIYSYAYILMCAILLSSCKGQKDESGASGSVKVKAVKVTATTMEDGKSYVGTVEASTLSSLSFQVMGNVNKVLISEGEKIQKGQLLATLDPVTLQSTYDAALSTLKQAQDAYNRMKTLHESGSLPEIKWVEVESKLQQAQSMEQIARKDKKDAGLYAPFSGVIAAKNLEPGMNVMPGIEVMQLAEINRVNIKIAVPENEVSEIEKKQTAQITVAALGNKSFEGTVAEKGIIANPLSHTYEVKIELANARGELMPGMVCNVVLADKANKPVIILPNNAIQLKADGERFVWLAKNGVATLKTIQIGSLTKMGIVITEGLTEGDMVITEGSQKVSEGTKITVE, encoded by the coding sequence ATGAGAATTTATAGCTACGCATACATTTTAATGTGTGCAATCCTTCTTTCAAGCTGCAAAGGGCAAAAAGATGAATCGGGAGCATCCGGATCGGTAAAGGTAAAAGCCGTGAAGGTAACAGCCACAACAATGGAAGACGGAAAGAGTTATGTAGGCACTGTAGAGGCTTCTACCCTGTCTTCTCTCAGCTTTCAGGTAATGGGCAATGTGAATAAAGTACTGATAAGTGAGGGTGAGAAAATACAAAAGGGGCAATTGCTGGCCACGCTGGACCCGGTAACACTGCAAAGCACCTACGACGCTGCATTATCGACATTGAAACAGGCACAAGATGCTTATAACCGAATGAAAACGTTGCACGAAAGCGGAAGCCTGCCCGAGATAAAATGGGTGGAAGTGGAAAGCAAACTGCAACAAGCCCAAAGCATGGAGCAGATAGCACGCAAGGACAAGAAAGACGCCGGGCTGTACGCACCCTTCAGTGGAGTGATAGCCGCGAAAAACCTAGAACCGGGCATGAATGTGATGCCGGGAATAGAAGTGATGCAGCTGGCCGAGATAAACAGAGTGAATATAAAAATTGCTGTGCCTGAGAACGAAGTCAGCGAAATTGAAAAGAAACAAACGGCACAAATCACAGTTGCCGCTCTGGGAAACAAGTCTTTTGAAGGAACAGTGGCCGAGAAGGGAATCATAGCAAATCCTTTATCGCATACGTACGAAGTAAAAATAGAGTTGGCCAATGCCCGCGGGGAGCTCATGCCGGGAATGGTTTGCAACGTTGTACTGGCCGACAAGGCCAACAAGCCTGTGATTATTCTTCCCAATAATGCCATACAGCTGAAAGCTGACGGAGAACGCTTTGTGTGGTTAGCCAAAAACGGAGTGGCTACACTAAAAACGATACAAATCGGCTCATTGACAAAGATGGGGATAGTGATTACCGAAGGACTGACTGAGGGCGACATGGTAATTACAGAAGGAAGCCAAAAAGTAAGTGAAGGAACTAAGATTACGGTAGAATGA